A genome region from Labilibaculum antarcticum includes the following:
- the topA gene encoding type I DNA topoisomerase codes for MVENLVIVESPAKAKTIEKFLGENFVVKSSFGHIRDLEKKDFGIDIKNNFAPNYIVSTDKKKVVAELKKLAKEATTVWIASDEDREGEAIAWHLFEVLKLKKENTKRIVFHEITKDAILNAIKSPRDIDVNLVNAQQARRILDRLVGFEVSPVLWKKVKPQLSAGRVQSVAVRLIVEREREIIDFKSESYFKVVAHLTVTDNNGDERTLKAELPKRFSTKEETLAFLNSCKNGEYRVSDIEKKPSTRKPAAPFTTSTLQQEASRKLGFSVAQTMTVAQRLYEAGNITYMRTDSLNLSETALNGAEEEITRRHGSEYVKIRRYKTKNKGAQEAHEAIRPTNLNKDSVSGESNEIRLYNLIWKRTIASQMADAKLEKTNIKISISTNDKLLVASGEMIKFDGFFKVYMESSDDENQKEEEALLPTVTVGDLLSEEVMNATQNFTYRPARYTEASLVKKLEELGIGRPSTYAPTITTVQNRGYVVKESRDGIERNFEVLTLQENNISEETKTQITGAENKKLFPSDIGMVVTDFLNKHFTKIMNYNFTADVEKEFDDIAIGKLVWYEMIGKFYNPFHANVEKTLAESERETGERIIGNDPVTGKVILVRIGRYGPMAQLGESSEDKEAEAPKFASLRTGQHLETITLEEVIDLFKLPRDLGLYEDKKVVVAIGRFGPYVRHDGKFASLQKDVDDPMEIDLERAIVLIEEKKEKDRLKHIKSFDEDAELQILNGRWGPYISFQKENYRLAKDIEDPKTLTYEDCLKIIKSAPKKKTTKKAPVTKKAPVKKKATTAKKTSTAKKAKK; via the coding sequence ATGGTAGAGAATTTAGTTATAGTTGAGTCCCCAGCAAAAGCAAAAACTATCGAAAAGTTTTTAGGTGAAAACTTTGTGGTAAAGTCTAGCTTTGGGCACATTAGAGACTTAGAGAAGAAAGATTTTGGAATTGATATCAAGAATAATTTCGCCCCAAATTATATCGTATCCACTGATAAAAAAAAGGTGGTTGCCGAATTGAAAAAATTAGCAAAAGAAGCAACTACTGTATGGATCGCATCTGATGAGGATCGCGAGGGAGAAGCAATTGCTTGGCACTTATTCGAAGTCCTTAAGCTTAAAAAAGAAAACACAAAACGGATTGTTTTCCATGAAATCACAAAAGATGCAATCTTAAATGCAATCAAAAGTCCACGTGATATCGATGTGAATCTGGTTAATGCTCAGCAGGCACGAAGAATTCTAGACAGATTAGTTGGTTTTGAGGTTTCTCCTGTTTTGTGGAAAAAAGTCAAACCTCAATTATCTGCTGGACGAGTACAATCGGTAGCTGTTCGATTGATTGTTGAAAGAGAAAGAGAAATTATTGACTTTAAATCTGAATCTTACTTCAAAGTTGTTGCACATCTTACAGTCACGGATAATAATGGTGATGAAAGAACACTAAAAGCAGAACTCCCTAAAAGATTTTCAACAAAAGAAGAGACTCTTGCTTTTTTAAACAGTTGTAAAAATGGTGAATACCGAGTTAGCGATATCGAGAAAAAACCCTCGACGCGTAAACCGGCAGCACCTTTTACAACTTCTACATTACAGCAGGAGGCAAGTAGAAAACTTGGCTTTTCTGTTGCACAAACAATGACCGTTGCTCAACGCTTGTATGAAGCGGGAAATATTACATACATGAGAACTGACTCCTTGAATCTATCTGAAACTGCACTTAATGGAGCAGAGGAAGAAATCACCAGACGTCATGGTTCTGAATATGTAAAAATTAGAAGATATAAAACAAAAAACAAGGGAGCGCAAGAAGCTCACGAGGCTATTCGTCCAACAAATTTAAATAAGGATAGTGTTTCTGGAGAATCAAATGAAATTCGTTTATACAATTTAATTTGGAAGCGAACCATAGCCTCTCAAATGGCTGATGCTAAATTAGAAAAAACAAACATCAAAATTAGCATCTCTACGAACGACAAATTACTTGTAGCATCGGGTGAAATGATTAAGTTCGATGGATTCTTCAAAGTATATATGGAATCTTCGGATGATGAAAATCAAAAAGAAGAAGAAGCTCTTCTGCCAACTGTTACAGTTGGTGATTTGCTAAGCGAAGAAGTAATGAATGCCACTCAGAACTTCACCTACCGTCCTGCAAGATATACCGAGGCGAGTTTGGTGAAAAAACTGGAAGAATTAGGAATTGGCCGACCATCTACCTACGCACCAACAATTACAACCGTTCAAAATCGGGGATATGTTGTTAAGGAATCTAGAGATGGAATAGAAAGAAACTTTGAAGTACTTACTCTTCAGGAAAATAATATTTCAGAAGAAACCAAGACTCAAATTACCGGAGCCGAAAACAAAAAACTTTTTCCTTCGGATATAGGAATGGTTGTTACTGACTTTTTAAATAAGCATTTTACAAAAATCATGAATTATAATTTCACTGCTGACGTGGAAAAAGAATTTGATGATATCGCTATTGGGAAATTGGTATGGTACGAAATGATCGGGAAATTTTACAATCCATTTCATGCTAACGTAGAGAAAACTCTTGCGGAATCTGAAAGAGAAACAGGAGAACGAATTATTGGAAATGATCCAGTAACTGGAAAAGTAATATTGGTACGTATTGGAAGATATGGTCCAATGGCGCAATTAGGTGAAAGCTCGGAAGATAAGGAAGCAGAAGCACCAAAATTTGCAAGCCTACGCACTGGTCAGCACTTGGAAACAATCACTCTTGAAGAAGTTATCGATTTATTTAAACTTCCCAGAGACCTTGGTCTGTATGAAGATAAGAAAGTTGTGGTTGCTATCGGTCGATTTGGCCCTTACGTTCGTCACGATGGGAAATTTGCATCTTTACAGAAAGATGTAGATGATCCAATGGAAATTGATTTGGAGCGGGCAATTGTCCTTATAGAGGAAAAAAAGGAAAAAGATCGTTTAAAGCATATCAAATCCTTTGATGAAGATGCAGAATTGCAAATTCTTAACGGACGCTGGGGACCATACATATCATTTCAAAAGGAAAATTACCGACTTGCTAAAGATATTGAAGATCCTAAAACGCTTACCTACGAGGATTGTTTGAAAATCATTAAATCAGCACCAAAAAAGAAAACTACTAAAAAGGCGCCAGTTACAAAGAAAGCGCCTGTTAAGAAGAAAGCAACAACTGCAAAAAAGACCTCCACAGCAAAGAAGGCAAAAAAATAA
- a CDS encoding mannose-1-phosphate guanylyltransferase encodes MDKNNYCVIMAGGVGSRFWPLSKHKQPKQFLDILGTGKTLIQMTFERFASICPVENFFIVTNANYKDLVLQQLPNIKEDQVLLEPIRRNTAPCIAYANHKIQKRNPKASIIVTPADHLILNETKFLSVLSEGIQFVQAGNQLLTLGIHPSRPETGYGYIQVANKAVKDYTNVYPVKTFTEKPHLELAKIFQESGEFFWNSGIFIWKLSAIQEEFNKYLPDVNALFESIFEKLDTPQEQEVIDEIYPECQNISIDYGILEKSENVFVYCSEFGWSDLGTWGSLYEHTAKDSNQNAIQGENVMLYESKNCLVNVSNGKLVVVQGLKDYIVVETDNTLLICPKRDEQEIKKIVNDVKITKGKKFI; translated from the coding sequence ATGGATAAAAATAATTATTGTGTAATAATGGCTGGCGGCGTCGGTTCTCGATTTTGGCCTTTAAGTAAACACAAACAGCCCAAACAATTTCTTGATATTCTTGGAACAGGAAAAACTTTAATTCAGATGACCTTTGAACGCTTTGCTTCTATTTGTCCTGTTGAGAACTTTTTCATTGTTACCAATGCAAACTACAAAGATCTTGTATTGCAACAACTTCCTAATATTAAAGAGGATCAGGTTTTATTGGAACCAATTAGGCGAAATACGGCTCCATGCATTGCGTATGCCAATCATAAAATTCAGAAACGAAACCCAAAGGCATCGATTATTGTAACGCCTGCAGATCATTTAATATTAAATGAGACTAAGTTTTTAAGTGTTTTGTCTGAAGGAATTCAATTTGTGCAAGCTGGAAATCAATTATTAACCTTGGGGATACATCCTTCCAGACCAGAAACAGGTTATGGATATATTCAGGTTGCAAATAAAGCGGTTAAGGATTACACAAATGTTTATCCAGTAAAAACCTTTACGGAAAAACCACATCTGGAATTGGCTAAAATTTTTCAGGAATCAGGGGAGTTTTTCTGGAATTCGGGAATTTTTATTTGGAAATTGTCTGCGATTCAGGAGGAATTTAATAAGTATTTGCCAGATGTTAATGCATTATTTGAGAGTATCTTCGAAAAGTTGGATACTCCACAGGAGCAAGAGGTGATTGATGAAATTTATCCGGAATGTCAGAATATATCTATTGATTATGGAATTTTAGAGAAATCAGAAAATGTATTTGTTTACTGTTCTGAGTTTGGCTGGTCCGATCTAGGAACTTGGGGTTCACTTTACGAGCATACGGCTAAGGATAGTAACCAGAATGCAATTCAGGGCGAAAATGTGATGCTTTACGAATCGAAAAATTGTTTGGTAAACGTATCTAATGGCAAATTAGTTGTTGTACAGGGATTGAAGGATTATATTGTTGTAGAAACGGATAATACTTTACTTATTTGTCCTAAACGGGATGAACAGGAAATCAAGAAAATTGTAAATGATGTTAAAATAACAAAAGGGAAAAAGTTTATATAA
- the porN gene encoding type IX secretion system ring subunit PorN/GldN yields MKKSLLLIIGLVLICTSYSGAQTNATSVYSKDHIKNRKPIPYSNIRESDVMWSKLVWRFMDLREKMNLPMYYPTTPEDDRYSLIDLLMYGIENEGLTAYETNDDEFKVPMTIDQIRSKFDAQNDTIMQRNRLTGELEQKILPGEMHTDDVKRYMVKEQWFFDKQTSTLQVRIIGICPIREYVKDGDSDLDGIQQKKLFWIYFPEVRPLLASHEVFNPNNDAARYSFDDLFLKRHFSSFISQVSNVHNNRQISEYTVGLNSMLEAERIKNDIFIFEHDLWEY; encoded by the coding sequence ATGAAAAAAAGCTTATTACTAATAATTGGTCTTGTTTTGATTTGTACTTCATATTCGGGTGCACAAACAAATGCTACAAGTGTTTATTCAAAAGATCACATTAAAAACAGAAAGCCTATTCCTTATTCGAATATACGTGAGTCGGATGTAATGTGGTCGAAGTTGGTGTGGAGGTTTATGGATTTACGTGAAAAAATGAACCTTCCCATGTATTATCCAACAACACCTGAAGATGATCGTTACAGTTTGATCGATCTTTTGATGTATGGCATTGAAAACGAAGGCTTAACTGCTTACGAAACGAATGACGATGAATTTAAGGTTCCTATGACCATTGATCAGATACGTTCGAAGTTTGATGCACAAAACGATACCATTATGCAACGAAACAGATTGACTGGAGAGCTGGAGCAAAAGATTCTTCCAGGTGAGATGCATACTGATGATGTAAAAAGATACATGGTAAAAGAACAATGGTTCTTTGATAAACAAACATCTACTTTACAGGTTCGAATTATTGGGATTTGTCCAATTCGTGAATACGTTAAAGATGGTGATTCGGATTTAGATGGTATCCAACAGAAAAAACTATTTTGGATCTATTTCCCTGAAGTTAGACCTTTGCTTGCTTCTCATGAGGTATTTAATCCAAATAACGATGCCGCTCGTTATTCATTCGATGATCTCTTCTTAAAAAGACATTTTTCCAGTTTTATTTCTCAGGTTTCTAATGTGCACAACAATCGTCAGATTAGCGAGTATACTGTTGGTTTAAATTCAATGCTTGAAGCTGAACGTATTAAGAATGATATATTCATATTTGAACACGATCTTTGGGAATACTAA
- the porL gene encoding type IX secretion system motor protein PorL/GldL translates to MNITELVQSPRWKKFMGYVYGWGASVVLIGALFKIQHYPFAGELLTVGMSVEAIIFFFSAFEPPHEQPDWSLVYPELIGLEPREGSFGGGVQVEGLEQLQSLLEKMSVQPDKLSNLSQGLAKLTNAAENLSNLSEAAVATNGYIENIQKASTSVGEFSNKYAESSEEIANSAQKLSNSYQETANIVSSSGEGFANNVNESGNKLVESYQETAKSISLSGEGFAKNVNDSGNKLLDSYKNMDKYLQSGFDKISENSNTFNGSMTSLNDNLSSLNAIYELQLKQSNEQITNSKTVQQDLSKVLETLTTTLQNAQAYKKETEQLNENLSALNTIYGNMLSAMDVKKKN, encoded by the coding sequence ATGAATATTACCGAACTTGTTCAATCTCCTAGATGGAAGAAATTTATGGGCTATGTGTATGGCTGGGGTGCTTCCGTAGTTTTGATTGGGGCACTATTTAAAATACAACATTACCCATTTGCTGGAGAACTACTTACCGTTGGTATGTCTGTGGAGGCTATAATCTTTTTCTTCTCAGCATTTGAGCCACCACACGAACAACCAGACTGGAGTTTGGTTTATCCTGAATTAATTGGATTGGAACCAAGAGAAGGTAGTTTTGGAGGTGGTGTTCAAGTTGAAGGACTGGAGCAGTTACAATCACTCTTAGAGAAAATGAGTGTGCAACCTGATAAACTATCAAATTTAAGTCAAGGTCTTGCAAAATTAACCAATGCAGCAGAAAACCTTTCCAACTTATCAGAAGCCGCTGTTGCTACTAATGGTTATATAGAAAATATTCAAAAAGCATCCACCTCTGTTGGTGAATTCTCTAATAAATATGCTGAGTCAAGTGAAGAGATAGCAAATTCAGCTCAAAAATTGAGTAATTCTTATCAGGAAACAGCAAATATTGTTTCTTCATCAGGTGAAGGATTTGCTAACAACGTAAACGAATCAGGAAATAAATTGGTAGAGTCTTATCAAGAAACTGCAAAATCAATTTCCTTATCCGGTGAAGGATTCGCTAAAAACGTGAACGATTCAGGAAATAAGTTGTTAGATTCTTATAAAAATATGGATAAATATTTGCAAAGCGGATTTGATAAAATCTCTGAAAACAGCAATACATTTAATGGATCAATGACTTCCTTGAATGACAACCTGTCTTCCTTAAATGCGATTTACGAGTTGCAACTAAAACAAAGTAACGAGCAAATAACTAATTCGAAAACTGTACAACAGGATTTGAGTAAAGTTCTTGAAACGCTGACTACAACACTACAAAACGCACAAGCTTACAAGAAAGAAACAGAACAGTTAAACGAAAACCTTTCGGCACTTAATACCATTTACGGTAACATGCTAAGCGCTATGGATGTAAAAAAGAAAAATTAA
- the porM gene encoding type IX secretion system motor protein PorM/GldM, translating into MGASNCKETPRQKMIGMMYLFLTAMLAINVSNEVLNAFTIIDNGLAKTIQTFEDKNESKYSEFENALDANPTKVQDSWDKANIIKSESNELSDLIDSLKHRIVKSADGIEYDMDNIESKDNLDVPAEIMIVLGQGERLRKSIDTYRNLVLSQIAEKDSTLRRAILKTLNTEKPKKQTKGDPNYSWESIQFSHTPLIGAITLLSKIQTDIRSTESDIVSYLFNQIEAESFKFNKLRAEVFSPSNYILKGDTYQAQVFLAAIDTTQNPKIVVDRRGAITTFKDGRGIYSAKADQVGEVKWGGIITYKSPSGIETPYEFESSYIVAEPNVVVSATKMNVFYVGVDNPVSVSAPGFSSDRVRATMNNGRLIKKGDAYVARPKVAFKNAKVLVEAQFEDGWRPLRTVDFRVKPIPDPIAKVADLSGGKIKKNLLMAQTGVDAVMDNFDFDLKFKITAFTVSTLVKGFTVDQESRSDMFSTEQLRMFRNLKRSQKVYIEDIRAVGPDGVTRNLPTISFRIE; encoded by the coding sequence ATGGGAGCATCGAATTGTAAAGAAACGCCACGGCAAAAAATGATTGGAATGATGTATTTATTCCTAACAGCAATGTTAGCGATAAATGTATCAAACGAAGTGCTTAATGCGTTTACGATTATTGATAATGGTTTAGCAAAAACCATTCAAACATTTGAAGATAAAAATGAGTCCAAATATTCTGAATTTGAAAATGCATTGGACGCAAACCCCACTAAAGTTCAGGACTCCTGGGATAAAGCGAACATCATAAAATCAGAATCAAATGAATTGTCAGATTTAATTGATTCTCTAAAACATCGAATTGTAAAATCAGCAGATGGCATTGAATATGACATGGATAACATTGAGAGTAAAGACAATTTGGATGTTCCTGCTGAAATTATGATTGTGTTAGGTCAAGGAGAAAGATTAAGAAAATCGATAGATACTTATCGTAATTTGGTTTTAAGTCAAATTGCAGAAAAGGACTCAACTCTTCGCAGAGCGATTTTAAAAACTCTGAATACTGAAAAGCCGAAAAAGCAGACCAAAGGTGATCCTAATTATTCGTGGGAATCAATACAATTTTCACACACACCATTAATTGGGGCAATCACTCTACTCTCTAAAATTCAAACAGATATCCGAAGTACAGAATCAGATATTGTAAGCTATTTGTTTAATCAAATTGAGGCTGAGTCTTTTAAATTCAATAAATTAAGAGCTGAAGTTTTCTCACCGTCAAACTATATTTTAAAAGGTGACACATACCAAGCTCAGGTTTTCCTTGCTGCGATTGACACAACGCAAAATCCTAAAATAGTTGTTGATAGAAGAGGTGCAATTACAACTTTTAAAGATGGCAGAGGAATTTATTCTGCAAAAGCGGATCAGGTTGGTGAAGTAAAATGGGGAGGGATTATCACATATAAAAGTCCATCTGGAATAGAAACACCATACGAATTTGAATCAAGTTATATTGTAGCAGAACCTAATGTAGTTGTATCGGCCACTAAAATGAATGTGTTTTATGTTGGTGTTGATAATCCCGTAAGCGTTTCAGCTCCTGGATTTTCTTCAGATAGAGTTCGAGCTACCATGAATAATGGCCGTTTGATTAAAAAGGGAGATGCTTATGTTGCCAGACCTAAAGTAGCATTTAAGAATGCTAAAGTACTTGTTGAAGCGCAATTTGAGGACGGTTGGAGACCATTACGAACTGTAGATTTTAGGGTGAAACCAATTCCTGATCCAATTGCAAAAGTTGCTGATTTAAGTGGAGGAAAGATTAAAAAGAATTTACTGATGGCACAAACCGGTGTAGATGCCGTAATGGATAATTTTGATTTTGACTTAAAATTTAAAATTACCGCTTTTACAGTTTCAACACTCGTTAAAGGTTTTACGGTAGATCAAGAATCCCGATCAGATATGTTTTCAACTGAACAGCTAAGGATGTTCAGAAATTTAAAAAGAAGTCAAAAAGTATATATTGAAGATATTAGGGCAGTTGGTCCGGATGGCGTGACTAGAAACTTACCTACAATTTCATTTAGAATAGAGTAA
- the porK gene encoding T9SS ring complex lipoprotein PorK/GldK, whose product MNKLLTTLCVIVLLFLSGCGKNTGNGELIGAGQRGKWFEPKPYGMVLIPRGSFTVGPNDQDVAWALNATAKTVSVESYWMDETEITNNEYRQFVYWVRDSMARELLGQQFEEFLIAEDINGNPIDPPFLNWEERLEWDNEEYSEILEDMFLPVHERFFRNKEIDSRKLKYQYEWVDLQQAAKKSNRYNYETGEYEGMVDDYKGGHKQIEDRSSFIMKEALNIYPDTLCWIQDFTYSYNEPWTKQYFWHPGYDDYPVVGVSWKQASAFSIWRTRFHNSALKAEGDYPVQDYRLPTESEWEYAARGGIALNMYPWGGPYTRNDQGCFLANFKPLRGNYVDDGGLVTLPVGSYEPNEFGLYDMAGNVAEWTSGAYDESAYSFTHDMNPNYEYNALPDDPPALKRKVTRGGSWKDIGYYLQCATRTYEYQDTAKSYIGFRCVRTHLGR is encoded by the coding sequence ATGAATAAACTACTTACAACACTTTGTGTAATTGTTTTATTGTTCTTGTCCGGTTGTGGTAAAAACACTGGAAATGGAGAACTTATTGGTGCAGGTCAAAGAGGCAAATGGTTTGAACCTAAACCTTACGGGATGGTGTTGATTCCACGTGGAAGCTTTACCGTAGGTCCAAATGATCAAGATGTAGCTTGGGCACTTAACGCTACTGCTAAAACTGTATCTGTTGAATCCTATTGGATGGATGAAACTGAAATTACAAACAATGAGTATCGTCAATTTGTTTATTGGGTAAGAGATTCAATGGCGCGTGAATTACTAGGACAACAATTCGAAGAATTCTTAATTGCCGAAGATATAAATGGCAATCCTATAGATCCTCCTTTTCTTAATTGGGAAGAAAGATTGGAATGGGATAATGAAGAATATTCTGAAATTCTTGAGGACATGTTTCTGCCTGTTCACGAAAGATTTTTCAGAAATAAAGAAATTGATTCTCGTAAATTAAAGTATCAGTACGAATGGGTTGATCTTCAACAAGCAGCAAAAAAATCGAATCGTTACAATTACGAAACGGGAGAATATGAAGGTATGGTTGATGATTACAAAGGTGGTCACAAACAAATTGAAGACCGTTCTTCTTTTATCATGAAAGAAGCCCTTAATATTTACCCTGACACATTGTGCTGGATTCAGGATTTCACCTATTCATATAATGAACCCTGGACAAAACAATATTTTTGGCATCCTGGTTACGATGATTATCCTGTAGTTGGCGTTTCCTGGAAACAAGCATCTGCATTTTCTATATGGAGAACCCGCTTTCACAATTCGGCATTAAAAGCTGAAGGGGATTATCCTGTTCAGGATTATCGATTACCTACCGAATCAGAATGGGAATATGCCGCTAGAGGAGGAATCGCATTAAACATGTATCCTTGGGGTGGTCCTTATACTAGAAACGACCAAGGATGTTTCCTTGCAAATTTCAAACCTCTACGAGGAAATTATGTAGATGATGGAGGACTTGTAACCCTACCTGTTGGTAGTTATGAACCTAATGAATTTGGACTATATGACATGGCTGGTAATGTTGCGGAATGGACTTCTGGAGCTTATGATGAGTCAGCCTATTCATTTACACATGATATGAATCCGAATTATGAATACAATGCATTACCAGATGATCCTCCAGCTTTAAAAAGAAAGGTTACCAGAGGAGGATCATGGAAAGATATAGGATACTATTTACAATGTGCAACCCGAACTTACGAGTATCAGGATACTGCAAAATCCTATATTGGCTTCCGTTGTGTTAGAACTCACTTAGGTAGATAA
- a CDS encoding PorP/SprF family type IX secretion system membrane protein translates to MKKFIFFIFLACFSLSIKAQQDPQFSQNMFNILSVNPAFAGADKDIVVSAINRQQWVGFENAPVTTVFNISTPITFMGADHGVGLTILSDKLGFEKNTGMRFSYAYQKKIGESSLNIGFSFGFQNNSLKGEWFVPDGDGFSSPEDDLGSASVDDSKMVFDLGLGIYYKTDNFYVGTSVSHLNKPNIGYNENIETYLARHYYAMAGYRYELDESWEVLPSIFYKTDAVVSQFDINTNIRYNKKIWGGVSYRVDDAIVGLLGVLFNNGIQIGYAYDISTSKIAKGSHEFLLAYRFNTKLEKRNQKYKSIRFL, encoded by the coding sequence ATGAAAAAATTTATTTTCTTCATATTCCTAGCTTGTTTTTCCTTATCAATAAAGGCTCAACAGGATCCACAGTTCAGTCAAAACATGTTTAATATTCTTTCTGTAAACCCTGCTTTTGCTGGTGCAGACAAGGATATAGTTGTATCGGCGATTAATCGTCAACAATGGGTTGGTTTCGAAAATGCACCCGTTACCACAGTGTTTAATATAAGCACACCCATTACATTTATGGGAGCAGATCATGGAGTTGGCTTAACTATATTAAGTGATAAATTAGGCTTCGAAAAGAATACCGGCATGCGTTTTAGTTATGCATATCAAAAAAAAATAGGTGAAAGTTCTTTAAATATTGGGTTTAGTTTCGGGTTTCAAAATAATTCCTTAAAAGGAGAATGGTTTGTTCCAGATGGAGATGGTTTCTCAAGTCCTGAAGACGATCTTGGCTCTGCTAGCGTAGACGATAGTAAAATGGTTTTTGATTTAGGATTAGGAATTTATTATAAAACAGACAACTTTTATGTTGGAACTTCCGTAAGCCATCTGAACAAACCAAATATTGGATATAATGAAAATATTGAAACCTATCTTGCTCGTCATTATTATGCCATGGCAGGATATCGATACGAATTAGATGAATCGTGGGAAGTTTTACCATCGATTTTTTATAAAACTGATGCCGTAGTATCTCAATTTGATATAAATACGAACATCAGATACAATAAAAAGATTTGGGGAGGCGTTTCATATAGGGTTGATGACGCCATTGTCGGATTGTTGGGCGTTTTGTTTAATAATGGTATCCAAATTGGATATGCTTACGACATTTCAACCTCAAAAATTGCAAAAGGATCGCATGAGTTTTTATTAGCTTATCGATTCAATACGAAATTGGAAAAACGAAACCAGAAATATAAGAGTATTCGATTTTTATAA